The proteins below are encoded in one region of Thermosulfurimonas marina:
- a CDS encoding sulfurtransferase TusA family protein, which translates to MKFVEKVKADASVDLVFRMCPMHLLEPEEALRKLRPGEILEILTDYDGALEDIPAWCARHGQEFLGLKEEDGVLRFYVRKVREV; encoded by the coding sequence ATGAAGTTCGTAGAAAAGGTCAAGGCCGACGCCTCGGTGGACCTGGTCTTTCGCATGTGTCCCATGCACCTCCTGGAGCCGGAGGAGGCCCTACGGAAGCTCCGGCCCGGAGAGATTCTGGAAATCCTTACCGACTACGACGGGGCCCTGGAGGACATTCCCGCCTGGTGCGCGCGGCACGGGCAGGAATTCCTGGGGCTCAAAGAAGAAGATGGCGTGCTGCGCTTTTATGTGCGCAAGGTACGGGAGGTCTGA
- the truD gene encoding tRNA pseudouridine(13) synthase TruD: MRIKEIPEDFVVYEVADMHPEGRGEFALYRLRKKGLTTWDVLGEVARRLRLRQDLLGYGGLKDRHALSHQFVTIPHGPRRDLHGEGWHLEYLGQVTAPMKKSRLKGNFFEITVREVDLSEEDLWREVEAVQTYGVPNYFDEQRFGSVRHGQGFAAREAVLGNFERALYLLLVEGSQYEYRRTEAFRDCLRQNWPRVAPCLSLAPSPWERRLLEFLSSHRPSKRTFKRAFALVDREYLLMLAQAYQAYLWNEVLKALLQREGLVHFRVPYLLGELFFYERLPEEALSRLRVLKLPLPSPKLRVSAELSTLYEEVLRREGIEGLSRLRTLVKGLVFKTYPREALVFPQELSFRLAPDERHPGARKAVFRFFLPRGAYATLVLKRLFRRPL; the protein is encoded by the coding sequence ATGCGCATCAAGGAGATCCCCGAGGACTTTGTGGTCTATGAGGTGGCGGACATGCATCCCGAGGGCCGGGGTGAGTTTGCCCTTTACCGCTTGCGCAAAAAGGGGCTTACCACCTGGGATGTACTAGGAGAGGTGGCCCGCAGGCTCCGCCTTCGCCAGGACCTCTTGGGTTACGGAGGTCTCAAGGATCGACACGCCCTTTCTCACCAGTTTGTGACCATCCCCCACGGCCCCCGCCGGGATCTGCACGGAGAGGGCTGGCATCTTGAATACCTGGGACAGGTCACGGCCCCCATGAAAAAAAGCCGCCTTAAGGGCAATTTCTTTGAGATCACCGTGCGGGAGGTGGACCTTTCCGAAGAAGACCTTTGGCGAGAGGTGGAGGCGGTCCAAACCTACGGGGTCCCCAATTATTTTGACGAGCAGCGCTTCGGTTCCGTGCGCCACGGGCAGGGCTTTGCCGCCCGGGAGGCGGTGTTAGGGAACTTCGAGCGGGCCCTCTATCTCCTGCTGGTGGAGGGCTCCCAGTACGAATACCGAAGGACCGAGGCCTTCCGGGACTGCCTGCGCCAAAACTGGCCCCGGGTAGCCCCCTGCCTTTCTCTGGCCCCGAGTCCCTGGGAAAGAAGGCTTCTAGAGTTTCTTTCCTCCCATCGGCCAAGCAAGCGTACCTTCAAACGGGCCTTTGCCCTGGTGGATCGGGAATATCTCCTCATGTTGGCCCAGGCCTACCAGGCCTATCTCTGGAACGAGGTCCTGAAGGCCCTTCTCCAAAGGGAAGGTCTGGTCCATTTTCGGGTACCCTACCTTCTGGGGGAACTTTTCTTCTATGAAAGGCTTCCGGAGGAGGCCCTTTCCCGGCTGCGGGTCCTCAAGCTTCCCCTTCCGAGTCCCAAGCTCCGGGTCTCGGCCGAGCTTTCGACCCTTTACGAAGAGGTCCTGCGGCGGGAGGGGATCGAGGGGCTTTCCCGTCTGCGGACCCTGGTCAAGGGCCTGGTCTTTAAGACCTATCCCCGGGAGGCCCTGGTCTTCCCACAGGAACTCTCCTTCCGTCTTGCTCCGGACGAGCGGCACCCCGGGGCGCGGAAGGCCGTCTTTCGTTTCTTCCTGCCCCGGGGGGCCTACGCCACTTTGGTCTTAAAGCGCCTCTTTCGTCGGCCCCTTTAG
- a CDS encoding epoxyqueuosine reductase QueH, which produces MVSRVLLHLCCGPCTLYPLKVLREEGLEPVGFFYNPNIHPYREFRKRMAALREVSQVRDLEVIWHRHYGLRDFLREVVFREEDRCEVCYWLRLRETARLAREGGFEVFTTTLLYSPFQKHELLREIGEALARRFGLTFLYRDFREGWRKGQEEARQLGIYRQAYCGCIFSEQERYDKKWRRRRA; this is translated from the coding sequence ATGGTCTCCAGAGTGCTGCTTCATCTCTGTTGCGGGCCCTGTACCCTCTATCCCCTTAAGGTCCTGCGGGAGGAAGGGTTGGAGCCGGTAGGTTTTTTTTACAATCCGAATATTCATCCCTATCGGGAGTTTCGCAAGCGCATGGCCGCCCTGAGGGAGGTCTCTCAGGTGCGGGACCTAGAGGTGATCTGGCACCGGCACTATGGCCTGCGGGATTTCCTGCGGGAGGTGGTCTTTCGGGAAGAGGATCGCTGTGAAGTCTGTTACTGGTTGCGTCTTAGGGAAACCGCCCGTCTGGCCCGGGAGGGAGGCTTTGAGGTCTTTACCACCACCCTCCTTTACAGTCCCTTTCAAAAGCACGAACTCCTGCGGGAGATAGGAGAGGCCCTAGCCCGGCGCTTCGGGCTCACCTTTCTTTATCGGGACTTTCGGGAGGGTTGGCGGAAGGGGCAGGAAGAGGCCCGCCAGCTCGGGATCTACCGCCAGGCCTACTGCGGATGTATCTTTAGTGAGCAAGAACGTTATGACAAGAAGTGGCGCCGGAGGAGGGCATGA
- a CDS encoding EAL domain-containing protein, whose product MSSETAFLKKRLLECEEELARAQELLLIDPVTGFLNERGFLRALSAEMARCLREGSFLALCLVEIQNLEPLQNIHGLYGVQKVLAFVAENIKRQQRAYDLLGTTGRGLFWITAAVKKSSEGAAVAQRLYRFLNQLSYQDQELSFPIKAAVVTRVVCGGHQPSELLNEALKLLPQARLSPEPLILLGGESPEKKSLERELFNAITRGELVLALQPVINTESGQTVFYEVLARYISEDERTLSAGAFMLSVEDLGLFEELDRQILYKALVLLRESPELGKLAINLSQEYVYQNLARDLSAWVKDLKVFPEDLILEINERKSGFSPLVLAQKLSLLKAEGYLLSLDDFGVETSNLFLLRDIPWDFVKVDGRFVRGLLTNEFDRLVLGFLSRCARQRDFRLVAEQVEEERVLREVRKFGVPYAQGFYCGEPQLIPETRYLKPPELKA is encoded by the coding sequence ATGTCCTCCGAAACCGCCTTTCTAAAAAAACGCCTCCTGGAGTGTGAGGAGGAGCTGGCCCGGGCCCAAGAGCTTTTGCTCATCGATCCGGTTACGGGTTTTTTGAACGAACGGGGCTTCCTCCGCGCCCTTTCGGCCGAAATGGCCCGTTGCCTTCGCGAGGGAAGCTTTCTCGCCCTGTGCCTGGTGGAAATCCAAAATCTCGAGCCTCTGCAAAACATACACGGACTTTACGGGGTCCAGAAGGTCCTGGCCTTTGTGGCCGAAAATATCAAGCGCCAGCAGCGGGCCTACGACCTTCTGGGGACCACCGGCCGGGGCCTCTTCTGGATTACGGCCGCGGTCAAAAAGAGCAGCGAAGGGGCCGCCGTGGCCCAGCGCCTTTATCGTTTCTTGAATCAACTCTCCTATCAGGACCAAGAACTCTCCTTCCCCATCAAGGCCGCGGTGGTCACCCGGGTGGTCTGCGGAGGACACCAGCCCTCGGAGCTTCTCAACGAGGCCTTAAAACTTCTCCCCCAGGCCCGTCTCTCTCCAGAGCCTCTCATTCTTCTGGGAGGGGAGTCCCCGGAAAAAAAGTCCCTGGAGCGGGAACTTTTCAACGCCATCACCCGCGGAGAACTGGTCCTGGCCCTCCAACCGGTAATCAATACCGAAAGCGGCCAGACGGTCTTCTATGAAGTCCTGGCCCGCTATATCTCCGAGGATGAAAGGACCCTTTCGGCCGGGGCTTTTATGCTTTCGGTGGAAGACCTCGGCCTTTTTGAAGAGCTGGATCGACAGATCCTTTACAAGGCCCTGGTGCTCCTGCGGGAAAGCCCGGAGCTTGGCAAACTGGCCATAAACCTCAGTCAGGAATATGTCTATCAGAACCTTGCCCGGGACCTTTCCGCCTGGGTAAAGGACCTCAAGGTCTTCCCCGAAGACCTCATTCTGGAGATCAACGAGCGCAAAAGCGGCTTTTCCCCGCTGGTCCTGGCCCAGAAGCTCTCCCTCCTCAAGGCCGAGGGCTATCTTTTGAGCCTTGACGATTTCGGGGTGGAGACCTCTAACCTCTTCCTCTTACGGGATATCCCCTGGGATTTCGTCAAGGTGGATGGCCGCTTCGTGCGGGGACTTCTCACCAACGAATTCGACCGGCTGGTCCTGGGTTTTCTTTCTCGCTGCGCCCGGCAAAGGGACTTTCGACTGGTGGCCGAACAGGTAGAAGAAGAACGGGTCCTGCGGGAAGTGCGCAAGTTCGGAGTCCCCTACGCCCAGGGATTTTACTGCGGAGAGCCCCAGCTCATCCCCGAGACCCGTTACCTCAAGCCCCCGGAACTCAAGGCCTAA
- a CDS encoding 4Fe-4S binding protein, protein MQWTPEAEAWLKRVPFFVRGRVKKEVERWLAEKGKTVVTEADFLAAKEALRGRTSEAREGWSLEACFGGSGCENALTDSRRLLEALEDLLRRADLTAFLKKKVGGPLKHHHQFRVALSECPNACSRIHIADFAVHGRILLAVEPGLCNRCESCLEVCEEEALQLTEAGPVVDETRCVACGACTRICPTGALSEAGRGWRVLLGGKLGRRPRLATEIAPFTDEKGVLRLLEKTLELYREENQRGERLGAIIERLGWEEVKRRVSPG, encoded by the coding sequence ATGCAATGGACGCCCGAGGCCGAGGCCTGGCTCAAGCGGGTGCCCTTTTTCGTAAGGGGTCGGGTCAAAAAGGAGGTAGAACGCTGGCTGGCGGAAAAGGGGAAGACCGTGGTCACCGAGGCCGACTTCCTGGCGGCCAAGGAGGCCTTGCGGGGACGAACCTCCGAGGCCCGAGAGGGTTGGTCGCTTGAAGCCTGTTTCGGAGGCTCCGGCTGCGAAAATGCCCTCACCGACTCCCGCAGGCTTCTCGAGGCCCTGGAGGACCTCCTCCGCCGAGCCGACCTTACGGCCTTCCTCAAGAAAAAGGTGGGAGGTCCCCTCAAACACCATCATCAGTTCCGGGTAGCCCTTTCCGAATGTCCCAACGCCTGTTCCCGCATCCATATTGCGGATTTTGCCGTCCACGGAAGGATCCTCCTGGCGGTGGAGCCCGGACTCTGCAATCGTTGTGAATCCTGTCTGGAGGTCTGTGAGGAGGAGGCCCTGCAGCTTACCGAAGCCGGACCGGTGGTGGACGAGACCCGCTGTGTGGCCTGCGGGGCCTGTACTCGGATCTGTCCCACCGGGGCCCTCTCCGAGGCCGGTCGAGGCTGGAGGGTTCTTCTCGGAGGAAAGCTGGGGCGCCGACCGCGTCTGGCCACCGAAATCGCTCCCTTTACCGATGAAAAGGGCGTCCTCCGTCTCTTAGAAAAGACCCTTGAGCTTTACCGAGAGGAGAATCAACGGGGAGAACGCCTGGGGGCCATCATCGAGCGCTTGGGCTGGGAAGAGGTCAAGCGCCGAGTGTCTCCCGGATAA
- a CDS encoding iron-sulfur cluster assembly scaffold protein yields the protein MFTEKYTEKVLEHFANPRNVGEIPDADGVGEVGNPACGDMMTFYIRVQDGRITDVKYKTFGCVAAIAVASVVSELAKGKTLEEAKALRNEDIARELGGLPKQKWHCSVLGAKALKEAILDYEARASGKPREKPARPKRKQACPECGVENPLTARFCMQCGAPLEVSCEA from the coding sequence ATGTTTACCGAAAAATACACCGAAAAGGTCCTGGAACACTTTGCCAACCCCCGCAACGTGGGAGAGATTCCCGACGCCGACGGGGTGGGCGAGGTGGGAAACCCCGCCTGCGGGGACATGATGACCTTCTACATCAGGGTCCAGGACGGCCGGATCACCGATGTGAAATACAAGACCTTCGGTTGTGTGGCGGCTATTGCTGTGGCCAGTGTGGTGAGCGAACTGGCCAAAGGCAAGACCTTGGAAGAGGCCAAGGCCCTGCGCAACGAGGACATCGCCCGGGAATTGGGCGGCCTTCCCAAGCAGAAGTGGCACTGTTCCGTCCTGGGGGCCAAGGCCCTGAAGGAGGCCATCCTGGACTATGAGGCCCGGGCCTCAGGAAAGCCCCGGGAAAAGCCTGCCCGGCCCAAACGCAAACAGGCCTGCCCGGAATGCGGGGTGGAAAACCCCCTTACGGCTCGCTTCTGTATGCAGTGCGGGGCTCCCCTGGAGGTCTCCTGCGAGGCCTAA
- a CDS encoding cysteine desulfurase family protein, translated as MEKKIIYLDHAAASPLLPEVRQAIEPYLGERFWNPSAVYDLGQSVREEVEAARREVAALLGAAPEEIIFTSCGAEANNLAVKGLALANEKKGRRVLVSAIEHHSVLNSARFLERLGFEMALLPVDRYGRVLPETLERMLTPDTVLVSVAQASNEIGTIQDLRPLVEIAHAQGALFHTDAVASVGQIPVEVKSLGVDALSLSGISLGAPKGVGALYVRKGVRIMPLIHGGIQERGFRAGTENVPGIIGLGVAARLARERLPERAARLRTLRDRLLKEIPARIPKTHLTGHPEKRLPGHASFCFEGLEGEALVYLLAAHGIYGNTGSACASKALKTSPVLKAIGLPEVVAQGSLVLTLGEENTEEDIARVLEVLPQVVARLRSMSPIWES; from the coding sequence ATGGAAAAAAAGATCATCTACCTCGACCATGCGGCAGCCAGCCCGCTTCTGCCTGAAGTGCGCCAAGCTATAGAACCCTACCTGGGGGAGCGCTTCTGGAACCCTTCGGCGGTCTATGACCTGGGCCAGAGCGTGCGGGAGGAGGTAGAAGCCGCCCGTAGGGAAGTGGCCGCGCTCCTGGGAGCAGCGCCGGAAGAGATCATCTTCACCTCCTGCGGGGCCGAGGCCAACAACCTTGCGGTAAAGGGCCTGGCCCTGGCCAACGAGAAGAAGGGCCGGCGGGTCCTGGTCTCGGCTATTGAGCACCATTCGGTCCTTAACAGCGCCCGTTTCCTCGAACGCCTGGGCTTTGAAATGGCCCTCCTTCCGGTAGACCGCTACGGAAGGGTGCTCCCCGAGACCCTGGAGCGTATGCTCACCCCGGATACGGTCCTGGTCTCCGTGGCCCAGGCCAGCAACGAGATCGGAACCATCCAGGACCTGCGCCCCCTGGTGGAAATAGCTCACGCCCAAGGAGCCCTTTTCCATACCGATGCCGTAGCCTCGGTGGGCCAGATCCCGGTGGAGGTGAAATCCTTGGGTGTGGACGCCCTCTCTCTTTCCGGGATCAGCCTGGGGGCCCCCAAAGGGGTGGGGGCCCTTTATGTACGTAAAGGGGTGCGGATCATGCCCCTTATCCACGGCGGCATCCAGGAGCGAGGTTTTCGAGCCGGGACGGAAAATGTCCCCGGGATCATCGGCCTGGGGGTGGCCGCGCGGCTAGCCCGGGAACGCCTTCCGGAAAGGGCTGCCCGCCTGCGGACCCTCCGGGATCGCCTCCTCAAGGAGATCCCCGCCCGCATCCCTAAGACGCACCTTACCGGACATCCGGAAAAGCGCCTTCCCGGTCACGCCAGCTTTTGCTTTGAGGGTCTGGAGGGCGAGGCCCTGGTCTATCTTCTGGCCGCCCACGGCATTTACGGCAACACCGGCTCAGCCTGCGCCTCTAAGGCCCTCAAGACCTCTCCGGTGCTCAAGGCCATCGGCCTTCCGGAGGTGGTGGCCCAGGGCTCTCTGGTCCTTACCCTAGGGGAGGAAAACACCGAAGAAGATATAGCGCGGGTGCTCGAGGTCCTTCCGCAGGTGGTCGCCCGCCTGCGGTCCATGAGCCCCATCTGGGAATCCTAG
- a CDS encoding DUF2905 domain-containing protein: MNPLAELGKSLILFGVLLIVVGMVTLLLPKLSQLPRLPGDILIRRGNFTFYFPLATCLLLSLLLTLIFNLLRR; the protein is encoded by the coding sequence ATGAATCCCCTAGCCGAATTGGGAAAAAGCCTGATCCTTTTCGGGGTGCTTCTGATAGTGGTAGGGATGGTGACCCTGCTCCTTCCCAAGCTTTCGCAGCTTCCTCGTCTCCCCGGAGACATCCTCATTCGCCGGGGAAACTTCACCTTCTATTTCCCTTTGGCCACCTGTCTTCTTTTGAGCCTTCTTTTGACTTTGATTTTTAATCTCCTGCGACGTTAG
- a CDS encoding phosphohydrolase, with the protein MRCPGQDTRYWKEDAIFEEACPFCGTEIEFFKDDTARTCPGCGRRVPNPRMDFSCAAYCKYAEQCLGSLPPELLAQRGELLKERLGLALKGILGPDFERLEKILSLVQQVEALLRVEKESPGLALMAAYLFHLSEEERATALEKANVPEVLKEELRRFLAGIPENPRPEDFLKEETHGQDNA; encoded by the coding sequence ATGCGCTGCCCCGGACAGGACACCCGCTACTGGAAAGAAGACGCCATCTTCGAGGAGGCCTGTCCCTTCTGCGGGACGGAGATCGAATTTTTTAAGGACGATACCGCCCGCACCTGTCCGGGTTGCGGCCGGCGGGTACCCAATCCTCGTATGGACTTCAGTTGCGCGGCCTACTGCAAGTATGCCGAACAGTGTCTGGGAAGCCTTCCCCCGGAACTTCTGGCCCAGCGGGGAGAGTTGCTCAAGGAGCGGCTGGGGTTGGCCCTGAAAGGGATTCTCGGTCCAGACTTTGAACGGCTGGAAAAGATCCTTTCCCTGGTCCAGCAGGTGGAGGCCCTGTTGCGGGTGGAAAAGGAGTCCCCGGGGCTGGCCCTTATGGCCGCCTATCTCTTTCACCTTTCCGAAGAGGAACGGGCCACCGCCCTGGAGAAGGCCAATGTCCCGGAGGTCCTTAAGGAGGAGCTCCGAAGGTTTCTGGCCGGGATTCCAGAAAACCCCCGACCCGAAGATTTTTTAAAGGAGGAGACCCATGGCCAAGATAATGCGTAA
- a CDS encoding ATP-binding protein: MAKIMRKIIEIDEELCDGCGQCVTACEEGAIQIVNGKARLVSEKLCDGLGACIGECPRGALRIVEREAEAFDHHAVEEHLARLRAEAESPLACGCPGSQVREFTPEGPAPAKGEIPSALSQWPVQIRLVPPTAPFLREADLLVAADCVPVAYPELHLRLLPGKKILIGCPKFDPAEEYVARLAEVLRVAQPRSVTLAIMEVPCCRGLAVILEEARRRAGSDIPLEVKVISPRGEIVREERL; this comes from the coding sequence ATGGCCAAGATAATGCGTAAAATTATTGAAATCGACGAAGAACTCTGTGACGGCTGCGGTCAGTGCGTGACCGCCTGTGAAGAGGGAGCCATCCAGATCGTGAACGGTAAGGCCCGCTTGGTCTCGGAAAAGCTCTGTGACGGACTCGGGGCTTGCATCGGGGAGTGCCCCCGAGGGGCCCTCCGGATTGTGGAACGCGAGGCCGAGGCCTTTGATCATCACGCGGTGGAAGAGCACCTGGCCCGTCTGCGGGCTGAGGCCGAAAGTCCCCTGGCCTGCGGTTGCCCGGGAAGCCAAGTGCGGGAATTTACCCCCGAAGGGCCTGCGCCGGCCAAAGGAGAGATCCCCTCGGCCCTTTCCCAGTGGCCGGTACAGATCCGGCTGGTGCCCCCCACGGCGCCCTTTCTGCGCGAGGCCGATCTTCTGGTCGCCGCAGACTGTGTACCGGTGGCCTATCCGGAGCTTCACCTCCGGCTCCTCCCGGGAAAGAAGATCCTGATCGGCTGTCCCAAATTTGACCCGGCAGAGGAGTATGTGGCCCGGCTGGCCGAGGTCCTACGGGTGGCCCAGCCCCGGAGTGTGACCCTGGCCATCATGGAGGTCCCCTGTTGTCGGGGCCTGGCGGTGATCCTGGAGGAGGCCCGGCGGAGGGCCGGAAGCGATATTCCCCTCGAGGTAAAGGTCATAAGTCCCCGAGGTGAAATAGTACGCGAAGAGCGACTTTAG